A single genomic interval of Bacillus sp. es.036 harbors:
- the sppA gene encoding signal peptide peptidase SppA: MNGKRWIALGITVVLIIVSLGFNFVSSLAFGGWQEEMNTTDQFAETVIEEGSSSNKIAVLNVEGVIQDTGTNTSFLPQAGYNHDIFMKRLEHAAEDKSVKGIILRLNTPGGGVVESEEIHDKLLEIKEKTDKPIYASMGSMTASAGYYISAPTDKIVASPSTITGSIGVIMQSMNYAELAEKVGVKWETIKSGPHKDIMSPSREMTEEEREILQSMIDNSYDQFVRIVSEGRGIDESKVRELADGRIYDGRQAKEVNLVDDLGNLEDTIEGMKKDLGDNKLQVVQYKQNLGFNSLFEMTAAKLMGPDKDLLGIQQLLSTPQSPELMYLYSE; the protein is encoded by the coding sequence ATGAATGGAAAACGATGGATTGCATTAGGTATTACAGTAGTTCTCATCATCGTATCACTTGGTTTTAATTTTGTTTCAAGTCTGGCATTTGGCGGGTGGCAAGAAGAAATGAATACGACAGACCAATTTGCAGAGACGGTTATTGAAGAAGGGAGCAGCTCGAATAAAATCGCCGTTCTTAATGTGGAAGGTGTTATTCAAGATACAGGAACGAATACTAGCTTTCTGCCGCAGGCAGGATACAATCACGATATATTTATGAAACGGTTAGAGCATGCTGCAGAAGATAAGAGCGTCAAAGGGATTATCTTAAGGCTGAATACGCCAGGCGGTGGTGTTGTAGAAAGTGAAGAGATTCACGATAAACTTTTGGAGATCAAAGAAAAAACGGATAAACCGATCTACGCTTCAATGGGAAGTATGACAGCTTCTGCGGGTTATTACATTTCTGCTCCGACAGATAAAATTGTAGCAAGTCCTTCTACAATTACAGGTTCAATTGGGGTAATCATGCAATCAATGAATTATGCAGAATTAGCTGAAAAAGTTGGTGTGAAGTGGGAGACGATTAAGAGCGGTCCTCATAAAGATATCATGTCACCGAGCCGAGAAATGACCGAAGAAGAGCGAGAAATTTTACAATCAATGATTGATAACTCATATGATCAGTTTGTTCGGATCGTGAGTGAAGGTAGAGGAATAGACGAAAGCAAAGTCCGTGAACTTGCTGACGGTAGAATATACGATGGAAGACAAGCGAAAGAAGTGAACCTTGTAGATGATCTTGGTAATTTAGAAGATACAATTGAAGGAATGAAGAAAGATCTTGGAGATAACAAGCTACAAGTTGTTCAATATAAGCAAAACCTTGGTTTTAATTCATTATTTGAAATGACAGCTGCAAAACTCATGGGGCCCGACAAAGATCTTTTAGGCATTCAGCAGCTTCTATCAACGCCGCAATCCCCTGAGTTAATGTATTTATATTCTGAATAA
- a CDS encoding undecaprenyldiphospho-muramoylpentapeptide beta-N-acetylglucosaminyltransferase, which produces MKKKILFTGGGSAGHVTVNLALIPRFLEEDWDIHYIGSEKGIERQLIEPVKGVTYHHVATGKLRRYFDWNNFKDPFKVIKGVGEAFSIIKREKPSVIFSKGGFVSVPVVIAGKMNGVPVIIHESDLTPGLANKVAIPFASKVCTTFPETVKHLPENKAEYIGAVVRDELKSGNRSKGLSFAEFSGTKPVMLIMGGSLGAKRINESVRNQLNQLLQTFDILHLTGKGQVDESLQMKGYKQFEYVTDELPDLLAMADLIVSRAGSNSIFEFLALKKPMLLIPLSRAASRGDQILNAQSFQKSGYANVLLEEDLTDASFLRLVRETYEKRSTYLKAMEQDNAGDQANKIESLIKSIAK; this is translated from the coding sequence TTGAAGAAGAAGATTTTATTTACAGGCGGTGGATCAGCCGGACACGTTACCGTTAATTTAGCTCTTATCCCCCGTTTTTTAGAAGAAGATTGGGATATCCATTATATCGGATCTGAAAAAGGGATTGAACGTCAGCTTATTGAACCCGTTAAAGGCGTTACGTATCATCACGTTGCAACCGGAAAGTTAAGAAGATATTTTGACTGGAATAACTTTAAAGATCCTTTTAAAGTTATTAAAGGCGTTGGAGAAGCTTTCTCTATTATTAAACGAGAAAAACCATCTGTTATTTTCTCAAAAGGTGGATTTGTTTCTGTCCCGGTTGTGATTGCCGGTAAAATGAACGGAGTACCTGTCATTATTCACGAATCTGATTTAACTCCCGGCCTTGCTAACAAAGTAGCAATTCCTTTCGCATCAAAAGTGTGCACCACTTTTCCAGAAACTGTGAAACACCTTCCTGAAAATAAAGCAGAATACATTGGGGCTGTGGTCCGCGATGAATTAAAAAGCGGAAACCGGTCAAAAGGACTCTCATTCGCTGAATTTAGTGGAACAAAACCAGTAATGCTTATTATGGGAGGTAGTCTAGGAGCAAAGCGGATCAACGAATCGGTTCGTAACCAGCTCAATCAGTTGCTCCAAACATTCGATATCCTTCACCTTACAGGTAAAGGGCAGGTTGATGAGTCACTTCAAATGAAAGGTTACAAACAATTTGAATATGTAACAGATGAACTTCCTGATTTATTAGCAATGGCGGACTTAATCGTTTCTAGGGCTGGATCGAATTCAATCTTTGAATTTCTTGCGCTAAAGAAACCAATGCTGCTCATTCCACTATCGAGAGCAGCGAGTAGAGGTGACCAAATCTTAAATGCTCAATCATTTCAAAAATCGGGCTATGCTAACGTTTTGTTAGAAGAAGATTTAACCGACGCTTCTTTCTTAAGATTAGTACGCGAAACTTATGAGAAACGGTCAACTTACTTAAAAGCAATGGAGCAAGATAATGCCGGAGATCAAGCGAATAAAATCGAGTCATTGATTAAAAGCATCGCAAAATAA
- a CDS encoding NAD kinase: MPNRRNLFFFYKQTKEIQEKVEPLKALAEKNDFHIVESPEEASIIASIGGDGAFLQAVRKTGFREDCLYVGISTGELGFYCDFHIDNIQNMVDDILSEGIEVRRYPTIEVMVNNESSFYCLNECTIRSSIIKTLAMEVYVEDFHFETFRGDGLIVSTPTGSTAYNKSVNGAVVDPKLACMQVSELASLNNNHYRTLGSPFLLSDERTLTLQVIQDGNDYPVIGIDNEAMSIQHAKEIQIHIPEKRIKTVKLKNNSFWHKVQRSFL, from the coding sequence ATGCCAAATCGACGTAATTTGTTTTTTTTCTACAAGCAGACAAAAGAAATCCAGGAAAAAGTAGAACCTTTGAAGGCACTTGCAGAAAAAAATGATTTTCATATTGTAGAAAGTCCTGAAGAGGCGAGCATTATCGCTAGTATCGGGGGAGACGGAGCTTTTCTTCAAGCGGTTAGAAAAACAGGCTTTCGTGAAGATTGTCTCTATGTCGGTATTTCTACGGGCGAGCTAGGGTTTTATTGTGATTTCCATATCGACAACATCCAAAATATGGTGGACGACATTTTATCAGAAGGTATTGAAGTACGTCGTTATCCGACAATAGAAGTAATGGTAAACAACGAATCCTCTTTCTATTGCTTGAATGAATGCACCATTCGATCATCAATTATTAAAACACTTGCTATGGAAGTATACGTAGAAGATTTTCACTTTGAAACGTTTCGGGGAGATGGCCTCATTGTTTCCACCCCAACGGGAAGTACGGCATATAATAAATCCGTTAATGGTGCTGTGGTAGATCCTAAACTTGCTTGTATGCAAGTAAGCGAACTTGCTTCACTTAACAATAATCATTACCGTACGCTTGGCTCTCCATTTTTATTAAGTGATGAGAGAACGCTTACGCTTCAAGTCATTCAAGATGGCAATGACTATCCAGTTATCGGTATCGATAATGAAGCGATGAGCATACAACATGCTAAAGAAATTCAAATCCATATCCCAGAAAAACGCATCAAAACTGTTAAGCTTAAAAACAATTCTTTTTGGCATAAAGTGCAAAGAAGTTTTCTTTAA
- a CDS encoding amidohydrolase, whose translation MGTLWFGGKIYTLEHENETVEAVYTENGRIKKVGSKSELTSMFGKEMTAQYDLKGNVMIPGFVDSHLHMIGHGEKLLRLNLSEAASAEEMKRLLEKKVEEIAPFEWVIGEGWNENNFQDRKIFHRDELDEIAPNHPMMLTRVCRHAILANSIALDLAGITDDTPDPEGGVIMRDSNGRATGYLLDRAQELVKNAMPEASIEFLEKALSCSVDDLVAQGVTGGHSEDLNYYGGFTRTYETFLNVINGQRKFRANLLVHHEVIEDMRKQGLGFGDGTNYVELGAMKIFADGALGGRTALLSHPYNDSPDTSGVAIHSIEGLTELVKKARSHDMPVAIHVIGDLALEYAIEAIEQYPAPFGLRDRLIHTQVMREDLLKRLKELSVILDIQPRFVASDFPWVIERLGEGRMGMSFAWKTLLESGVPIAGGSDAPIEPVNPLLGIHAAVTRKRPEESHGGYYPEQKLSVFESVSLFTKGSAFAIGREHERGMIKENFVADFTVLDRDIFHCDPDIILETKPVMTVVDETVVYEKI comes from the coding sequence GTGGGAACGCTTTGGTTTGGTGGAAAGATCTATACGCTTGAACATGAAAATGAAACAGTAGAAGCTGTTTATACAGAAAATGGCCGAATAAAAAAGGTCGGGTCTAAATCAGAACTTACCTCGATGTTCGGAAAAGAAATGACGGCACAGTATGATTTGAAAGGGAATGTGATGATTCCTGGATTTGTCGATAGTCATCTTCATATGATTGGGCACGGGGAAAAGCTCCTTCGCCTTAATTTATCGGAAGCTGCTTCTGCAGAAGAAATGAAACGTCTCCTTGAAAAAAAAGTAGAGGAAATTGCCCCATTTGAGTGGGTGATTGGAGAAGGTTGGAATGAAAACAACTTTCAGGATCGAAAAATCTTTCATCGTGACGAGTTGGATGAGATTGCGCCAAATCATCCGATGATGCTAACAAGAGTATGTCGACATGCGATTCTTGCTAACTCTATTGCGCTCGATCTTGCGGGAATTACGGATGATACGCCTGATCCTGAAGGTGGCGTGATTATGCGTGATAGTAACGGCAGAGCAACTGGATATTTACTTGACCGTGCACAGGAATTAGTTAAGAATGCGATGCCTGAGGCAAGCATCGAGTTTCTCGAAAAAGCACTCTCGTGTTCAGTAGATGATCTTGTTGCACAAGGAGTGACAGGTGGTCATAGTGAAGATTTAAACTATTACGGTGGATTTACACGTACGTACGAAACGTTTTTGAATGTGATCAATGGTCAGCGCAAATTCAGAGCGAATCTACTCGTTCATCACGAAGTTATCGAAGACATGCGAAAACAGGGGCTGGGCTTTGGCGATGGAACGAACTATGTTGAACTTGGAGCAATGAAGATCTTTGCTGATGGGGCACTGGGAGGACGTACGGCATTGTTAAGCCATCCATACAATGATTCCCCTGACACGTCAGGAGTTGCCATTCACAGCATTGAAGGGCTGACTGAACTTGTAAAGAAAGCGAGGTCGCATGATATGCCTGTGGCCATTCATGTCATTGGTGATCTGGCTCTTGAATATGCCATTGAAGCCATTGAACAGTACCCTGCTCCATTCGGTTTGAGAGATCGTCTGATTCATACTCAAGTAATGCGAGAAGATTTGTTAAAGCGATTAAAAGAGCTTTCAGTTATTCTCGATATCCAGCCAAGATTTGTCGCATCAGACTTTCCGTGGGTTATTGAACGTCTTGGAGAAGGTAGAATGGGAATGTCCTTTGCATGGAAAACCCTCCTTGAAAGTGGAGTTCCCATTGCAGGTGGATCAGATGCGCCAATAGAACCTGTCAATCCATTACTAGGTATTCATGCAGCTGTTACACGGAAACGTCCTGAAGAATCTCATGGTGGGTATTATCCTGAACAAAAATTGTCGGTGTTTGAGAGCGTCTCTCTTTTTACAAAAGGCAGTGCGTTTGCTATTGGAAGAGAGCATGAGAGAGGTATGATTAAAGAGAACTTTGTTGCGGATTTTACAGTTTTAGATCGTGATATTTTTCACTGTGATCCAGACATTATACTTGAAACAAAACCGGTCATGACAGTTGTGGATGAAACGGTTGTATATGAAAAAATCTAA
- a CDS encoding DUF2953 domain-containing protein, translating to MIIAIAAILLLLIIASLPLIIFSTVRVTVIMEHSSTVEELQIAVRALFGLVVYETTIPLIELFEEGEETVKKKKKEKGLKGETKELVQVLKKAFRARKSFLFFLKRVRFKNVQWETNFGAGNAANTAVFAEIVMNAKVAIFTLLSHYSNLHTIPQLIVTPIYEMKTIQTYMKCMITFKLGHAMIAVIKLMKSQKKLQEA from the coding sequence GTGATTATTGCGATCGCTGCTATTCTTTTACTCTTAATCATCGCATCCTTACCTCTTATTATTTTTTCGACTGTAAGAGTAACGGTGATTATGGAACATTCTTCAACGGTGGAGGAACTTCAGATAGCTGTGAGAGCGCTTTTTGGACTTGTCGTCTATGAAACGACTATTCCCTTAATCGAGTTATTTGAAGAGGGGGAAGAAACTGTCAAAAAGAAGAAGAAAGAAAAAGGGCTTAAAGGTGAAACAAAGGAATTGGTTCAGGTATTAAAAAAAGCATTTCGTGCTAGGAAGTCGTTCTTATTTTTCTTGAAACGAGTACGTTTTAAAAATGTTCAATGGGAAACCAATTTCGGGGCGGGGAATGCTGCCAATACAGCTGTCTTTGCTGAAATTGTAATGAATGCGAAGGTAGCGATTTTTACGCTTCTATCACACTACTCAAACCTTCATACAATTCCTCAACTTATTGTCACGCCAATCTATGAAATGAAAACAATTCAAACTTATATGAAATGCATGATTACGTTCAAACTGGGGCATGCTATGATCGCGGTAATTAAATTGATGAAGTCTCAGAAAAAGTTACAGGAGGCTTAG
- a CDS encoding RDD family protein, with the protein MDETMSMTAPPASVDTEARHVRYAGFWMRFWAYLVDIIVVASLNGILITPLIRGFDLPATEPAILPLQAILTGIVYYMYFILMTKFLSQTLGKMLFGLKVASLDKTKLTWGTVIFREGIGRFISKTILFVGFLVVAFTKKKQGIHDLFAETTVVHEK; encoded by the coding sequence ATGGACGAAACAATGAGTATGACTGCCCCTCCCGCATCGGTAGACACAGAGGCGAGGCACGTACGTTATGCGGGCTTCTGGATGCGTTTTTGGGCATATTTAGTTGATATTATAGTGGTAGCAAGTTTGAATGGCATTCTGATCACACCTCTAATAAGAGGATTTGACTTACCAGCAACAGAACCGGCCATTTTACCTTTACAGGCCATTCTAACAGGAATTGTTTATTATATGTATTTTATTTTAATGACAAAATTTTTGTCTCAGACACTTGGGAAAATGCTTTTCGGATTAAAGGTAGCGTCCCTTGATAAGACGAAGTTAACCTGGGGAACCGTTATTTTTAGAGAAGGAATTGGTCGTTTTATAAGCAAGACGATTTTATTTGTAGGTTTTCTTGTCGTGGCCTTCACAAAAAAGAAACAGGGCATTCATGATTTGTTTGCTGAGACGACTGTTGTACATGAAAAATAA
- the tpx gene encoding thiol peroxidase, with protein sequence MANITFKETPMTLLGEEVKVGDKAPDFTVLANDLSEKTLEDYPGTRLISVVPSLDTGVCDAQTRKFNEEAAKLNNVKVLTISADLPFAQKRWCGAAGIEDAITLSDHRDLSFGKAFGVAMQELRLLARAVFVVNRNGEVVHTEYVSEATNHPDYDAALNAAKQAE encoded by the coding sequence ATGGCTAACATTACATTTAAAGAAACGCCAATGACGCTTTTAGGTGAAGAAGTAAAAGTTGGTGACAAGGCTCCTGATTTTACTGTGCTTGCAAATGATCTATCTGAAAAGACGCTTGAAGATTATCCAGGTACTCGTCTTATTAGTGTTGTACCATCTCTTGATACAGGTGTTTGTGATGCACAAACACGTAAATTCAATGAAGAAGCTGCAAAACTTAACAACGTAAAAGTATTAACTATTAGTGCTGATCTTCCATTTGCTCAAAAACGCTGGTGTGGTGCGGCTGGTATTGAAGATGCGATTACCTTATCAGATCATCGAGACCTTTCATTTGGTAAAGCATTTGGCGTAGCTATGCAGGAACTGCGTTTGCTAGCAAGAGCTGTGTTTGTTGTGAATCGTAACGGTGAGGTTGTGCACACAGAGTACGTGAGTGAAGCGACTAATCATCCTGATTATGATGCTGCTCTAAATGCTGCAAAACAAGCGGAATAA
- the ytfJ gene encoding GerW family sporulation protein, whose translation MSEHPIEGLMQTAMENLKDMIDVNTIIGDPVETPDGSVILTVSKVGFGFAAGGSEFMLKQQSNQQGQSKGEPFGGGSGGGVSITPIAFLIVSAGDIKMIHLDNTTHLYERLLDLAPQAIEKVQSILQNMNQNSDGNKNQKSQQGQQNASGSSRQSSQSKHLFRGQQRHQDDNKQDLDF comes from the coding sequence ATGTCTGAACATCCAATTGAAGGATTAATGCAAACGGCAATGGAAAATTTGAAAGATATGATCGATGTAAACACCATTATTGGTGATCCGGTCGAAACTCCAGATGGGAGTGTTATTTTGACGGTTTCAAAGGTTGGATTTGGATTTGCTGCTGGTGGTAGTGAATTCATGTTGAAACAACAGTCCAACCAGCAGGGCCAAAGTAAAGGGGAGCCATTTGGCGGCGGAAGTGGTGGAGGGGTTTCCATTACCCCCATTGCTTTTCTAATCGTCAGTGCAGGGGATATAAAAATGATTCATCTGGACAATACAACTCATCTTTACGAGAGACTACTTGACCTTGCACCGCAGGCTATTGAAAAGGTACAAAGCATCCTTCAAAATATGAATCAGAACTCAGATGGAAATAAAAACCAAAAAAGTCAACAAGGTCAACAAAACGCTTCAGGATCATCAAGACAAAGCTCTCAATCCAAACATCTTTTTCGGGGACAGCAAAGACATCAAGATGACAATAAGCAAGATCTCGATTTTTAA